Proteins encoded together in one Ammospiza nelsoni isolate bAmmNel1 chromosome Z, bAmmNel1.pri, whole genome shotgun sequence window:
- the LOC132087082 gene encoding LOW QUALITY PROTEIN: post-GPI attachment to proteins factor 4-like (The sequence of the model RefSeq protein was modified relative to this genomic sequence to represent the inferred CDS: inserted 3 bases in 3 codons), with protein sequence MFHRAWQLCGKWCYWSSPFIHLLTLTVVTFGVLAPLICHLRCWHLNPMSQEFLEQNQLEGQDALHYFEKMQMPNASKASGSDTFQPLLLTTIITVQRQNVFHYILQVASHFHCLLQKCGAHCQSHRMLLSNMEXGPQLLSSLFPTVSHDRTGENPDPGLNQFEKEKQDYIFCLEQSLLMYSPEYILFMEDDAVPEEEIFSVLQHLFLAQFSKPYLRDTLYFKLYCPERLQHFINPEPMRILEGLGLGMFLGPVLNCVYCRAVGRAGPGWCLVAFFTLYSMTLSELVGQHYGLELRRLHPMVYNVALASECCMPAMLFPTASARRALGYLWGLHCHXGFAKDIALYSLLQXQGENVFMVEPNLVQHVRMYSSLRLNSDPADIRTCSFI encoded by the exons ATGTTCCACCgagcctggcagctctgtgggaagtGGTGCTATTGGTCCAGCCCTTTCATTCATCTCCTCACCCTGACTGTGGTGACTTTTGGTGTGCTGGCACCTTTGATCTGCCACCTGCGGTGCTGGCACCTGAACCCCATGAGCCAGGAGTTCCTGGAACAGAACCAGCTGGAGGGCCAGGATGCTCTCCATTACTTTGAGAAGATGCAGATGCCAAATGCCTCCAAGGCCTCTGGCAGTGACACCTTCCAGCCCTTGCTGCTGACCACCATTATCACTGTGCAGAGGCAGAATGTTTTCCACTACATCTTGCAAGTGGCCTCCCATTTCCACTGCCTCCTCCAGAAATGTGGGGCGCATTGCCAGAGCCACCGCATGCTCCTCAGTAACATGG GTGGAccccagctgctgagcagcctcttTCCTACGGTCAGTCATGACAGAACGGGAGAGAATCCTGACCCCGGCCTGAACCAGTTTGAGAAGGAGAAGCAGGACTACATTTTCTGCCTGGAGCAATCACTGTTGATGTACAGCCCAGAGTACATCCTCTTCATGGAAGATGATGCCGTGCCAGAGGAggagatattttctgtcttGCAGCACCTCTTCTTGGCCCAGTTCTCCAAGCCCTACCTCAGAGACACTCTCTACTTCAAGCTGTACTGTCCTGAGAGGCTCCAGCACTTCATCAACCCTGAGCCCATGAGGATCCTGGAGGGACTGGGCCTGGGCATGTTCCTGGGGCCGGTGCTGAACTGCGTGTACTGCCGGGCTGTGGGGCGGGCGGGCCCCGGCTGGTGCCTGGTGGCATTCTTCACCCTGTACAGCATGACACTGTCGGAGCTGGTGGGGCAGCACTACGGGCTGGAGCTGCGCCGCCTGCACCCCATGGTCTACAACGTGGCACTGGCCAGTGAGTGCTGCATGCCCGCCATGCTCTTCCCCACTGCCTCCGCCCGCCGGGCCTTGGGATACCTGTGGGGGCTGCACTGCC AGGGCTTTGCCAAGGACATCGCCCTCTACtcgctgctgc ggcagggtgagaaCGTTTTCATGGTGGAGCCCAACCTGGTGCAGCACGTGAGGATGTACTCCAGCCTCCGACTGAACAGCGACCCTGct